In Microplitis demolitor isolate Queensland-Clemson2020A chromosome 9, iyMicDemo2.1a, whole genome shotgun sequence, one genomic interval encodes:
- the LOC103573622 gene encoding uncharacterized protein LOC103573622 → MNSATYTSSCPTLQSNLSLHSSSYYSEYGNTTQRRRLSSTGEADTSATSSYEGSEGSSENNDENRLEPVTQLEREQLETFFRGLKSQVFVCESLANLYLGSATQSERWDLRFTGIPVVVLDLGETRSRSKRRIQILLAERGTCFTLWRETIDNLSSYKVSGPAFHTMCLSSDHTRLAGLSYDNSKAANDLWQHIERLVSCPENISLSVPGKKKKKQPPAKKFVLPAKSNISQPCQFQHITSVDATDRSRYFSLQTLVPALNHLKHSIEPTI, encoded by the exons ATGAATAGTGCAACGTACACTTCTTCCTGTCCGACATTGCAGTCAAATCTGTCCCTTCACAGTTCGTCTTACTACAGCGAGTACGGTAACACAACACAACGAAGACGATTGTCATCAACAGGTGAAGCAGACACATCAGCCACGTCAAGTTACGAGGGAAGTGAAGGCAGTTCGGAGAATAACGATGAAAATCGGCTGGAACCAGTCACACAGCTTGAACGAGAACAACTTGAAACTTTCTTCCGTGGATTAAAATCacag GTATTTGTTTGTGAATCTCTCGCAAATTTATATCTTGGAAGCGCAACTCAAAGTGAGCGATGGGATCTACGGTTTACTGGTATTCCAGTAGTGGTTTTAGATCTGGGTGAAACACGATCTCGTTCTAAACGACGTATACAAATTTTACTCGCTGAAAGAGGTACTTGTTTCACTTTATGGCGTGAAACTATCGACAATTTATCGTCTTACAAG gTATCTGGACCAGCTTTCCATACCATGTGTTTATCATCCGATCACACACGCTTAGCGGGATTAAGTTACGACAATTCAAAAGCTGCGAATGATCTTTGGCAGCACATCGAACGTCTTGTTTCTTGTCCAGAAAATATAAGTCTTTCAGTGCCCggcaaaaagaaaaagaaacagCCACCggctaaaaaatttgttttaccaGCTAAAAGTAACATCAGTCAGCCTTGTCAGTTTCAACATATAACGAGTGTCGACGCCACTGATCGATCGCGATATTTTTCGCTGCAAACTCTTGTTCCAGCATTAAATCATCTTAAACATTCTATTGAACCGACTATTTaa
- the LOC103573621 gene encoding ADP-ribosylation factor-like protein 6 isoform X3: MKLFDRLAHALGLKKKEVNVLVVGLNNSVKNVHFTAFDMSGHDRYRSLWEHYYKECQGIIFIIDSSDKLRLVVVKEELDMLLQHPDIVGRKIPMLFLANKMDLPDSLTTVKLVAALGLDRIHNKPWHIRATNAVTGEGLQSAIEWLTDQIRDIYINKKR; this comes from the exons atgaaattatttgatCGTCTAGCTCATGCACTAGGATTGAAGAAAAAAGAAGTTAATGTTTTAGTTGTCGGACTCAATAATAGTG ttAAAAATGTCCACTTTACAGCATTCGATATGTCGGGGCATGACCGATATCGATCATTATGGGAGCATTATTACAAAGAATGTCaaggaattatttttattattgatagtaGCGATAAATTACGACTTGTTGTTGTTAAAGAAGAGCTAGACATGTTACTTCAACATCCAGATATTGttg gacgAAAAATTCCAATGTTATTTTTAGCAAACAAAATGGATTTGCCGGATTCATTAACAACTGTTAAACTTGTGGCGGCTCTTGGACTTGACAGAATTCATAATAAACCCTGGCACATACGAGCTACAAATGCCGTTACTGGAGAAGGATTACAATCAGCTATTGAATGGCTTACTGATCAAATTCGtgacatttatataaacaaaaaaagataa
- the LOC103573621 gene encoding ADP-ribosylation factor-like protein 6 isoform X1 → MKLFDRLAHALGLKKKEVNVLVVGLNNSGKSTVINQFKREDDRCIDIVPTVGFNIKYFFLFSVKNVHFTAFDMSGHDRYRSLWEHYYKECQGIIFIIDSSDKLRLVVVKEELDMLLQHPDIVGRKIPMLFLANKMDLPDSLTTVKLVAALGLDRIHNKPWHIRATNAVTGEGLQSAIEWLTDQIRDIYINKKR, encoded by the exons atgaaattatttgatCGTCTAGCTCATGCACTAGGATTGAAGAAAAAAGAAGTTAATGTTTTAGTTGTCGGACTCAATAATAGTGGTAAGTCAACGGTGATAAATCAATTCAAACGCGAGGACGACAGGTGCATAGACATTGTGCCTACTGTTGG atttaatataaaatatttttttttgttttcagttAAAAATGTCCACTTTACAGCATTCGATATGTCGGGGCATGACCGATATCGATCATTATGGGAGCATTATTACAAAGAATGTCaaggaattatttttattattgatagtaGCGATAAATTACGACTTGTTGTTGTTAAAGAAGAGCTAGACATGTTACTTCAACATCCAGATATTGttg gacgAAAAATTCCAATGTTATTTTTAGCAAACAAAATGGATTTGCCGGATTCATTAACAACTGTTAAACTTGTGGCGGCTCTTGGACTTGACAGAATTCATAATAAACCCTGGCACATACGAGCTACAAATGCCGTTACTGGAGAAGGATTACAATCAGCTATTGAATGGCTTACTGATCAAATTCGtgacatttatataaacaaaaaaagataa
- the LOC103573621 gene encoding ADP-ribosylation factor-like protein 6 isoform X2 gives MKLFDRLAHALGLKKKEVNVLVVGLNNSGKSTVINQFKREDDRCIDIVPTVGFNVEKFAFKNVHFTAFDMSGHDRYRSLWEHYYKECQGIIFIIDSSDKLRLVVVKEELDMLLQHPDIVGRKIPMLFLANKMDLPDSLTTVKLVAALGLDRIHNKPWHIRATNAVTGEGLQSAIEWLTDQIRDIYINKKR, from the exons atgaaattatttgatCGTCTAGCTCATGCACTAGGATTGAAGAAAAAAGAAGTTAATGTTTTAGTTGTCGGACTCAATAATAGTGGTAAGTCAACGGTGATAAATCAATTCAAACGCGAGGACGACAGGTGCATAGACATTGTGCCTACTGTTGGGTTTAATGTGGAAAAATTCGCAT ttAAAAATGTCCACTTTACAGCATTCGATATGTCGGGGCATGACCGATATCGATCATTATGGGAGCATTATTACAAAGAATGTCaaggaattatttttattattgatagtaGCGATAAATTACGACTTGTTGTTGTTAAAGAAGAGCTAGACATGTTACTTCAACATCCAGATATTGttg gacgAAAAATTCCAATGTTATTTTTAGCAAACAAAATGGATTTGCCGGATTCATTAACAACTGTTAAACTTGTGGCGGCTCTTGGACTTGACAGAATTCATAATAAACCCTGGCACATACGAGCTACAAATGCCGTTACTGGAGAAGGATTACAATCAGCTATTGAATGGCTTACTGATCAAATTCGtgacatttatataaacaaaaaaagataa